The sequence CTTCAAAAAAGGATGGGAATACAGGAAAACCCAATTATCTGTTACAACGGCGCCTTGATTCTTGAGGGTGATGTAGAAATAAGCTCCACCATCGTTTCTTCCGAAAATACAAACCAGTTAAATACTCTTTGTCAACCCTACGGAATAAAACTTGGACTATATTACAAGGATGAATGGTGTGTAAATGAAACCTCTGAACGAGTTGAAAAAGAGATTTTAAACACAAAAGCCGAGCCCATTTTTGAGTCCACTGTGCAAACTTTGGAGAGATGGAAAAAAGAAAACGTAGGCCCACATAAAATCATGCTTATGGGAACTAAGACAAGCATGGATCAAGTTACCCAGAAGTTGACGGATAGTTTTTCCAATATCATGAATTGTTATCGCTCCAACGATACGTTAATTGAAATAGCTCCCAAATCAGTTTCAAAACTTTCAGCAATAAAGACCTTATTAAAACCGAATGAATCCTTGAATGAAGTTATTGCTTTTGGTGATAATTACAATGATATAAAAATGTTGAAAAATGTTGGCCTTGGAGTTGCTGTGGAAAATGCAAGGAAAGAAGTAAAGGAGATTGCCAAAAAAGTGACTTTAAGCAACAAAGAAAATGGTGTGGCGCAATTTATTAAAGACCATCTTTGATTTTCCTATATTTGAAAACATCACTATAAAAATTATATGAACCAACTCCCTTTTACTGAAGATACTGTCATCTTTGGTCTTCTCTGTCTCTGTCTAGGTTTTGTCTTTTATACGTCTTCCATTAAAACCGGATTTTGGAAAAAATTCTATGGTATTGTCCCAACGGTTCTCATGTGCTATTTGCTGCCCGGAATTCTGGCTAGCACGGGAATTGTAAGTGAAGAACAATCTCAGACATATTATGTAGCTAGCAGGTATTTATTACCCGCTGCACTTATTTTAA is a genomic window of Flagellimonas sp. CMM7 containing:
- a CDS encoding HAD family hydrolase codes for the protein MNFKVLCSDLDGTLLSTKNDVSEFTISEINRIKENLRIILVSARMPKSMTYLQKRMGIQENPIICYNGALILEGDVEISSTIVSSENTNQLNTLCQPYGIKLGLYYKDEWCVNETSERVEKEILNTKAEPIFESTVQTLERWKKENVGPHKIMLMGTKTSMDQVTQKLTDSFSNIMNCYRSNDTLIEIAPKSVSKLSAIKTLLKPNESLNEVIAFGDNYNDIKMLKNVGLGVAVENARKEVKEIAKKVTLSNKENGVAQFIKDHL